A single genomic interval of Hafnia alvei harbors:
- the dmsA gene encoding dimethylsulfoxide reductase subunit A, protein MKNTKETGLLSAQVSRRKLVKSSAIGGLVAASGGLSLPFARKAVAQSNTASANANEKVIWSACTVNCGSRCPLRMHVVDGEIKYVETDNTGDDNYEGLHQVRACLRGRSMRRRVYNADRLKYPMKRVGARGEGKFKRISWEEAFDTIAASMQHIIKDYGNEAIYLNYGTGTLGGTMTRSWPPGSTLIARLMNCCGGYLNHYGDYSTAQIAEGLNYTYGGWADGNSPSDIENSKLVVLFGNNPGETRMSGGGVTYYLEQARQKSDARMIIIDPRYNDTGAGREDEWVPIRPGTDAALASALAYVMIKEDLVDQPFLDKYCVGYDEKTMPAGAPANGHYKAYILGEGADGIAKTPAWASTITGIPADKIIKLGREIGAAKPAYISQGWGPQRHSNGELASRAISMLAILTGNVGINGGNSGAREGSYDLDFVRMPTLENPVQTSISMFLWTDAIVRGPEMTATRDGVRGKEKLDVPIKMIWNYAGNCLVNQHSEINRTHEILQDDKQCEMIVVIDNHMTASAKYADILLPDCTASEQMDFCLDASAGNMSYVIFADQVIKPRFECKNIYEMTSELAKRMGVEAQFTEGRNQEEWLRHLYKQSQQAMPGLPSFEEFRQQGIYKQRDPEGHHVAYKAFREDPAANPLTTPSGKIEIYSAQLAEKAATWELAKDDVIDPLPIYSAGFESYEDPLVEKFPLQLTGFHYKARAHSTYGNVDLLKAACRQEMWINPMDAKKRGITNGDIVRIFNDRGEVRINAKVTPRMMPGVVALGEGAWYSPDANRVDHAGSINVLTTQRPSPLAKGNPSHSNLVQVTKA, encoded by the coding sequence ATGAAAAATACGAAAGAGACAGGCTTATTGTCTGCGCAGGTAAGCCGCCGCAAACTGGTTAAATCCAGTGCTATTGGTGGTTTAGTTGCGGCAAGCGGCGGATTATCTTTGCCGTTTGCCCGCAAGGCAGTGGCCCAATCAAACACAGCATCTGCTAACGCCAATGAAAAAGTTATCTGGAGTGCATGCACCGTAAACTGTGGCAGCCGTTGCCCATTGCGCATGCATGTTGTCGATGGCGAAATTAAGTATGTTGAAACCGATAATACCGGTGATGACAATTACGAAGGCCTGCATCAGGTTCGAGCCTGTTTACGTGGGCGATCAATGCGCCGTCGTGTTTATAACGCTGACCGTTTGAAATATCCGATGAAGCGAGTTGGTGCGCGTGGCGAAGGCAAATTCAAGCGTATTAGCTGGGAAGAAGCCTTCGATACCATCGCGGCGAGTATGCAGCACATCATCAAAGATTATGGCAATGAAGCTATCTATCTTAACTACGGCACCGGGACGCTGGGTGGCACCATGACTCGCTCTTGGCCACCGGGATCAACCCTGATAGCCCGTCTGATGAACTGCTGCGGTGGTTACCTGAATCATTATGGCGACTACAGCACGGCGCAAATAGCCGAAGGGCTAAATTACACCTACGGCGGTTGGGCCGATGGTAACAGCCCGTCAGATATTGAAAACAGCAAACTGGTCGTGCTGTTTGGCAATAACCCAGGTGAAACGCGAATGAGCGGCGGCGGGGTGACTTACTATCTGGAACAGGCTCGCCAGAAATCTGATGCGCGTATGATCATTATCGATCCGCGTTATAACGATACGGGCGCTGGTCGTGAAGATGAGTGGGTACCTATTCGTCCGGGAACCGATGCGGCGTTGGCCTCGGCGCTAGCCTATGTGATGATCAAAGAAGATTTAGTTGATCAGCCATTCCTCGATAAATACTGCGTTGGCTACGACGAAAAAACCATGCCTGCCGGTGCGCCAGCCAACGGCCACTATAAAGCCTACATCTTAGGCGAAGGCGCTGACGGCATTGCTAAAACGCCTGCATGGGCTTCAACGATTACCGGAATTCCAGCTGATAAAATTATTAAACTTGGCCGTGAAATCGGTGCAGCAAAGCCTGCCTATATTTCACAGGGCTGGGGGCCACAGCGCCATTCAAACGGTGAATTAGCCTCACGCGCTATTTCTATGCTGGCCATCCTAACGGGTAACGTTGGGATCAACGGCGGAAATAGCGGCGCGCGCGAAGGCTCCTACGATCTTGATTTCGTGCGTATGCCAACGCTTGAAAACCCCGTTCAGACCAGTATTTCTATGTTCTTATGGACCGATGCCATCGTACGCGGCCCTGAAATGACGGCGACGCGTGATGGTGTACGCGGTAAAGAAAAGCTGGATGTGCCAATCAAAATGATCTGGAACTACGCAGGTAACTGCTTGGTCAACCAGCATTCTGAAATCAACCGTACGCATGAAATTCTGCAAGACGATAAGCAGTGCGAAATGATTGTGGTGATCGATAACCACATGACCGCATCGGCGAAGTATGCCGATATTTTACTGCCGGACTGCACGGCATCAGAGCAGATGGATTTTTGCCTAGATGCATCAGCGGGCAACATGTCATACGTCATTTTTGCCGATCAGGTGATTAAGCCACGCTTTGAATGCAAAAATATTTACGAGATGACTAGTGAATTAGCCAAGCGCATGGGCGTGGAGGCTCAGTTTACCGAAGGGCGTAATCAGGAAGAGTGGCTGCGTCATCTATATAAACAGTCTCAGCAAGCTATGCCAGGCCTACCGTCGTTTGAAGAGTTTCGTCAGCAGGGGATTTACAAGCAGCGCGATCCTGAAGGGCACCATGTGGCCTACAAAGCGTTCCGTGAAGATCCTGCGGCTAATCCGTTAACCACACCATCAGGCAAAATCGAGATTTACTCTGCTCAATTGGCTGAAAAGGCGGCGACATGGGAATTAGCCAAGGATGATGTTATCGATCCTCTGCCAATCTACAGCGCTGGTTTTGAAAGCTATGAAGATCCGCTGGTTGAGAAATTCCCACTGCAGCTAACGGGTTTCCACTACAAAGCACGTGCGCATTCTACCTATGGCAACGTTGATCTGCTGAAGGCTGCGTGTCGTCAAGAGATGTGGATTAACCCGATGGATGCGAAAAAACGCGGTATTACCAACGGTGATATCGTGCGCATTTTCAACGATCGCGGTGAGGTTCGCATCAACGCTAAGGTGACACCTCGCATGATGCCGGGCGTTGTCGCGCTGGGTGAGGGAGCATGGTATAGCCCTGACGCAAACCGTGTCGATCATGCTGGCTCAATTAACGTGTTGACCACTCAGCGCCCATCGCCGTTGGCGAAAGGGAATCCGTCGCATTCGAATCTTGTTCAAGTCACCAAGGCATAA
- a CDS encoding DMSO/selenate family reductase complex B subunit: MTTQYGFYIDSSRCTGCKTCELACKDFKNLTPDVSFRRIYEYAGGDWQEDNGVYHQNVFAYYLSISCNHCSDPACTKVCPSGAMHKREKDGFVVVNEEVCIGCRYCHMACPYGAPQYNEEKGHMTKCDGCYERVEAGKKPICVESCPLRALDLAPIDELRAKYGDLAEIAPLPAAHFTKPNIVLKPNANSRPVGDTTGYLANPKEV, from the coding sequence ATGACAACGCAATACGGCTTTTATATCGACTCTAGTCGTTGCACCGGCTGCAAAACCTGCGAGCTGGCCTGCAAAGATTTTAAAAATTTGACGCCTGATGTGAGTTTCCGCCGCATTTATGAATATGCAGGTGGTGATTGGCAAGAGGACAACGGTGTTTACCACCAAAACGTGTTTGCTTATTACCTGTCGATCTCGTGTAACCACTGTAGCGATCCGGCTTGTACCAAAGTGTGTCCAAGCGGTGCGATGCACAAGCGCGAGAAAGATGGCTTTGTCGTCGTCAACGAAGAAGTGTGCATCGGTTGTCGCTATTGCCACATGGCCTGTCCGTATGGCGCTCCTCAATACAATGAGGAGAAAGGGCATATGACCAAGTGTGATGGCTGCTATGAGCGAGTCGAAGCAGGCAAAAAACCGATCTGCGTTGAATCTTGCCCACTGCGTGCATTGGATTTAGCGCCCATTGATGAGCTGCGCGCCAAATACGGTGATTTAGCTGAAATTGCTCCGCTTCCTGCTGCGCACTTTACGAAGCCGAATATCGTATTAAAACCTAACGCCAACAGCCGCCCGGTCGGAGATACCACCGGTTATCTGGCAAATCCGAAGGAGGTCTGA